AAGTATGGCGGGCAGGATGCGTTCCTGACCGGCACGATTAGCCGCAAGATGCACCTTCACGCGCGCCGCCTGATCATCGCCGAGCCGGGCAGCAAGGGCACCGGCGGCAAGCTCGACGTGACGGCCGATCTGCCCGATCATTTCGCCGCGAGCATGGAAGCGCTGGGGTTCGACCCCGCGCTGAGCGATGCCGCCCCGATGCGCGACCAAGCGCCCGAGCGCACTCCGGCGCAGAAAAAGCAGGCCGCGCGCCAGCACGCCAAGCAATACCGCAAGGAACGCCGCGGCGAACGGCGCAGCCGGACCACCTCCGCCGCCACCGCCAAGCGCAAGGTCAAAGGCAAGCCCAAGGGGCGCAAAAAGTGACCCGGCCCAAGCCGCGCCTGGCCGTGTTCGATTGTGACGGCACGCTGGTCGATGGGCAGGCGGACATCTGCGACACGATGGTGCAGGCGTTTGAGCGCGCGAAGATCCCCGCGCCCGACCGCAACGATGTGCGCCGGATCGTCGGGCTCAGCCTGCCGGTGGCGATCCGCAAGCTTGCGCCCGACCTGACCGACAACGACGCGCGCAATGTGGTCGAATTCTACAAGAGCGGATATTTCGCCAGGCGGCAGGAGGGCGTCCTGCACGAACCGCTGTACGACGGCATCGCCGACCTGCTCGGCGCGCTTCACGGCAGCGGCTGGCAGCTCGCCGTCGCGACCGGCAAGTCGGATCGCGGTCTCGAGGCGGTGCTCGCCGCGCACGGCCTTACCGACCTGTTCGTCTCGCTCCAGACCGCCGATCGCCACCCGTCGAAACCGCATCCCGCGATGCTCGAAGCGGCGCTGTTCGAAGCCGGAGCGACGCCGGACGAGGCGGTGATGATCGGCGATACGACTTTCGATATCGACATGGCGCGCGCCGCCAATGTCCGCGCGGTGGGCGTGGCCTGGGGCTATCACGAGCCGGGCGAGCTGACGCTGGCAGGCGCTGCCGCGATCGCGCAGGACGTCGCCGACCTGGAGCGGCTGCTGTGAGCGACGACGAAGCGCGGGCAAAGCGCCGCTATTTCATTCTCGGCGGGGTGCGTTTCGGATCGCTCGCGGTGCTGCTGATGGGCCTGATGATCGCGCGCGCGGTGATCGACGCGCCCTATGCGCTCGGCATCGCGCTCACGGTGGCCGGATTGCTCGCGTTCTTCTTTGTCCCGCCGCTGCTGGCCAAGAGCTGGAAGGCGAACGATCGGGACCAGCCGGAGTGAAACGCTTTTACGACATGGTCGCCGTTGCCGAGGCAGGCGGCGGCTGGCAGGTCACGCTCGACGGGCGCGGGGTGAAGACCGTCCAGCGCAAACCGCAGATCGTGCCGCACGAAGATATGGCCTTTGCACTCGCTTCCGAATGGCGCGCTCAGGATGACGAGATCGATCCCGGCTCGTTCCGCCTGCGCGACATGGTCGATTACGCCATCGACGTCGTGGCGCCGCATCCCGCAGGCGTCGCGTTCAAGCTGGTCGCCTATTCCGATACCGACACGCTGCTTTACCGGGCGCATCCCGACGAGCCGCTGTATGCGCGCCAGCAGCAGGTGTGGGAGCCGATCCTGTCTGCTTTCGAAGCGCGCGAAGGGGTGACATTGAAGCGCGTGAGCGGCGTCATCCATGCCCCGCAGGACGAAGCCGCGCTGGAGAAGCTGAAACTACGGCTCGCGTCGCTCGATGCCTTTTGCCTGGCGGCGGTGGAAAGCATGACCAGCCTCGCGGCTTCGCTGGTGGTGGGGCTGACCGCGCTCGAGACCGATGGCGATCCGCGACCCCTGTGGCGGGCAGCCGGTCTCGAAGAGGAATGGCAGGCCGAGCTGTGGGGACGGGACGAGGAAGCCGAGGACCGCCGGATAAGGCGCGAGCTCGATTTCCTGTTCGCACACCAGCTCGCCCGACTGGCGCA
The Erythrobacter sp. JK5 DNA segment above includes these coding regions:
- a CDS encoding HAD-IA family hydrolase translates to MTRPKPRLAVFDCDGTLVDGQADICDTMVQAFERAKIPAPDRNDVRRIVGLSLPVAIRKLAPDLTDNDARNVVEFYKSGYFARRQEGVLHEPLYDGIADLLGALHGSGWQLAVATGKSDRGLEAVLAAHGLTDLFVSLQTADRHPSKPHPAMLEAALFEAGATPDEAVMIGDTTFDIDMARAANVRAVGVAWGYHEPGELTLAGAAAIAQDVADLERLL
- a CDS encoding ATP12 family chaperone protein, with amino-acid sequence MKRFYDMVAVAEAGGGWQVTLDGRGVKTVQRKPQIVPHEDMAFALASEWRAQDDEIDPGSFRLRDMVDYAIDVVAPHPAGVAFKLVAYSDTDTLLYRAHPDEPLYARQQQVWEPILSAFEAREGVTLKRVSGVIHAPQDEAALEKLKLRLASLDAFCLAAVESMTSLAASLVVGLTALETDGDPRPLWRAAGLEEEWQAELWGRDEEAEDRRIRRELDFLFAHQLARLAQGDEWIAGSRPE